The following coding sequences lie in one Globicephala melas chromosome 15, mGloMel1.2, whole genome shotgun sequence genomic window:
- the PTK6 gene encoding LOW QUALITY PROTEIN: protein-tyrosine kinase 6 (The sequence of the model RefSeq protein was modified relative to this genomic sequence to represent the inferred CDS: inserted 2 bases in 2 codons; deleted 5 bases in 3 codons; substituted 1 base at 1 genomic stop codon): MSSGSRPGKGCVGALGANSGPPCVAFYSPRDPTHHGPTHLDPAPEPRPDAGFGKPSSRPRPDAVLGQIPAQTHAARSGRAPRGAGGDLWSDSHPPPLRQRGSSAHRRAAPPVSRRRGPRAPLLHPFRPLQGLAHRRAWSPYFRKLLTFLSFWDKIWPAGAPRFPNPDSDADVEPEPAAAEPPTAEPCNPPAPAQLFRAXDFTARSAEDLSVSRGERLHALREEGGYILARRLAGWPSTGLVPITYVAKAAPETLWNQPEYFSGISRTQAQQLLLPPPSALGASPVRPSESSHGDYSLSARARTKVHHYSIPTAATGSLSLQKDQLVPSLEELLAYCKAHWKLRQPWEPQKPPEQDEWQRPRSAFTLRRKLGEGYFGEVWEGLWLDSMLVAVKVIRPGGWGPPGAWGSGGGQQEHKYVGLWDFEARTAQELSFRAGDLFHVARKEEEWWWTVLLDRVGRALAKETVGLEPWFFGRISLSEALHRLQATGNELGAFLIRVSEKPGANCVLSVRDQQTVRHYKIWWQDGQLHLNEAVSFLSLPKLVDHHEAQSLSHGLWLTSPRRKHELEPLPHCDDWERPREEFTLCRKLGSGYFGEVFKGLWKDKVRVAIKVIVRAELLRRHTFXSEIQAMKKPRHKPILAXVGDPGYIITELLPKGSLLELLRDSDEKTLPISELVGIAAQVAGGMCYLELHNYIHGDLAARNILVGENNICKIGDLGLGRLIKNVYLFHDHSIPYKWTAPEALSRGHYSIRSDTWSFGVLLHEISSRGQMPCPGTGHVHTFLRVEAGYRMPCPLECPPTTHKLMLSCWHRDPEQRPRFKGLREKLSSLRRYENLLRRPPP; the protein is encoded by the exons GGACCTCCCTGCGTCGCCTTCTACAGCCCACGAGACCCCACCCACCACGGCCCCACCCACCTAGACCCCGCCCCAGAGCCCCGCCCAGACGCAGGTTTCGGGAAACCCTCTTCCAGGCCCCGCCCCGACGCCGTCCTGGGACAGATCCCGGCCCAGACGCACGCGGCTCGGAGCGGTCGGG CACCGCGGGGAGCGGGCGGGGACCTCTGGAGCGACTCTCACCCGCCCCCCCTGCGCCAGCGAGGCTCCAGCGCTCACCGTCGCGCCGCGCCGCCAGTTTCTCGCCGTCGGGGTCCCCGAGCCCCGCTGCTGCACCCTTTCCGACCCCTGCAGGGCCTGGCGCACCGCCGGGCATGGAGCCCTTACTTCAGGAAGCTGCTGACCTTCCTGTCCTTCTGGGACAAGATCTGGCCGGCGGGCGCGCCGCGGTTCCCGAACCCGGACTCCGACGCCGACGTGGAGCCGGAACCCGCGGCAGCGGAGCCCCCCACCGCGGAGCCCTGCAACCCCCCGGCCCCCGCGCAGCTCTTCAGGG CTGACTTCACGGCGCGGAGCGCGGAGGACCTGAGTGTCAGCCGCGGGGAGAGGCTGCACGCCCTCAGGGAGGAGGGCGGCTACATCCTCGCCCGCCGGCTCGCGGGCTGGCCCAGCACGGGGCTGGTGCCCATCACCTACGTGGCCAAGGCCGCCCCCGAGACGCTCTGGAACCAGCC CGAGTACTTCAGTGGCATCAGCCGAACCCAGGCCCAGCAGCTgctcctgcccccacccagcgCGCTGGGGGCCTCCCCCGTGCGGCCCAGCGAGAGCAGCCATGGGGACTACTCCCTGTCAGCTA GGGCCCGGACCAAAGTCCACCACTACAGCATCCCCACAGCAGCCACCGGCAGCCTCTCCCTGCAGAAGGACCAGCTCGTCCCCAGCCTGGAGGAGCTGCTGGCCTATTGCAAAGCCCACTGGAAGCTGCGACAGCCCTGGGAGCCCCAG AAGCCCCCTGAACAGGACGAGTGGCAGCGACCCCGCTCTGCGTTCACCCTGCGGAGGAAGCTGGGCGAAGGCTACTTCGGGGAGGTGTGGGAAGGCCTGTGGCTGGACTCCATGCTCGTGGCGGTCAAGGTCATCAGACCAGGTGGGTGGGGGCCCCCTGGAGCCTGGGGCAGTGGCGGTGGGCAGCAGGAGCACAAGTATGTGGGCCTCTGGGACTTCGAGGCCCGCACAGCCCAGGAGCTGAGCTTCCGGGCAGGGGACCTCTTCCATGTGGCCAGAAAGGAGGAGGAGTGGTGGTGGACCGTGCTGCTGGACCGGGTGGGCAGGGCTCTGGCCAAGGAGACGGTGGGGTTGGAGCC GTGGTTCTTTGGCCGGATC TCTCTCTCGGAAGCCCTGCACCGACTGCAGGCCACGGGCAATGAGCTGGGGGCCTTCCTGATCCGGGTCAGCGAGAAGCCGGGCGCCAACTGCGTCCTCT CGGTGCGGGACCAGCAGACCGTTCGCCACTACAAGATCTGGTGGCAGGACGGCCAGTTGCACCTCAACGAGGCTGTGTCCTTCCTCAGCCTACCCAAGCTCGTGGACCACCACGAGGCCCAGAGCCTGTCCCACGGCCTGTGGCTGACCTCGCCCCGCCGAAAG CATGAGCTGGAGCCCCTGCCCCACTGTGACGATTGGGAGAGGCCTCGGGAAGAGTTCACGCTCTGCAGGAAGCTGGGC TCCGGCTACTTTGGGGAGGTCTTCAAAGGGCTCTGGAAGGACAAGGTCCGAGTGGCCATCAAGGTGATCGTCCGAG CTGAGCTTCTGCGTCGGCACACGTTCTAGTCGGAGATCCAGGCCATGAAGAAGCCGCGGCACAAGCCCATCCTGG CTGTGGGGGACCCTGGGTACATCATCACAGAGCTCCTGCCCAAGGGGAGCCTGCTGGAGCTGCTGCGGG ACTCCGATGAGAAAACCCTGCCCATCTCGGAGCTGGTGGGCATTGCAGCACAGGTGGCCGGGGGCATGTGCTACCTGGAATTGCATAATTACATCCACGGGGATCTGGCCGCCAGGAACATCCTCGTGGGGGAAAACAACATCTGCAAAATCGGGGACTTGGGGCTGGGCAGGCTCATCAAG AACGTCTACCTCTTCCATGACCACAGCATCCCTTACAAGTGGACTGCCCCCGAGGCACTCTCCCGAGGGCATTACTCCATCAGATCTGACACCTGGTCCTTCGGGGTTCTCCTCCATGAGATTTCCAGCAGGGGTCAGATGCCCTGTCCAGGTACTGG GCATGTCCATACCTTCCTGAGGGTAGAGGCGGGCTACCGCATGCCCTGCCCCCTGGAGTGcccacccacc acacacaagcTGATGCTCTCGTGCTGGCACAGGGACCCCGAGCAGAGGCCCCGCTTCAAAGGGCTGCGGGAAAAGCTCTCCAGCCTCAGAAGGTACGAGAACCTGCTGCGTCGGCCGCCTCCTTGA
- the PPDPF gene encoding pancreatic progenitor cell differentiation and proliferation factor yields the protein MAAIPSSGSLVATHDYYRRRLGSTSSNSSCGSAEYPGEGIPRHPGLPRADPGHWWASFFFGKSTLPFMATVLESPAHSEPAQASTGMITCDLAREAVGKQQPGGQPGQTNSKPPS from the exons ATGGCAGCCATCCCCTCCAGCGGCTCACTCGTGGCCACCCACGACTACTACCGGC GCCGCCTGGGCTCCACTTCCAGTAACAGCTCCTGCGGAAGTGCCGAGTACCCTGGGGAAGGCATCCCCCGCCACCCCG GTCTCCCCAGAGCTGACCCGGGACACTGGTGGGCCAGCTTCTTTTTCGGGAAGTCCACTCTCCCGTTCATGGCCACAGTGTTGGAGTCCCCAGCGCA CTCAGAACCAGCCCAGGCCTCCACCGGCATGATCACCTGTGACCTGGCTCGGGAAGCCGTGGGGAAGCAGCAGCCTGGCGGCCAGCCTGGCCAAACCAACTCCAAGCCCCCGTCCTGA
- the EEF1A2 gene encoding elongation factor 1-alpha 2, which yields MGKEKTHINIVVIGHVDSGKSTTTGHLIYKCGGIDKRTIEKFEKEAAEMGKGSFKYAWVLDKLKAERERGITIDISLWKFETTKYYITIIDAPGHRDFIKNMITGTSQADCAVLIVAAGVGEFEAGISKNGQTREHALLAYTLGVKQLIVGVNKMDSTEPAYSEKRYDEIVKEVSAYIKKIGYNPATVPFVPISGWHGDNMLEPSPNMPWFKGWKVERKEGNASGVSLLEALDTILPPTRPTDKPLRLPLQDVYKIGGIGTVPVGRVETGILRPGMVVTFAPVNITTEVKSVEMHHEALSEALPGDNVGFNVKNVSVKDIRRGNVCGDSKSDPPQEAAQFTSQVIILNHPGQISAGYSPVIDCHTAHIACKFAELKEKIDRRSGKKLEDNPKSLKSGDAAIVEMVPGKPMCVESFSQYPPLGRFAVRDMRQTVAVGVIKNVEKKSGGAGKVTKSAQKAQKAGK from the exons ATGGGCAAGGAGAAGACCCACATCAACATCGTGGTCATCGGCCACGTGGACTCAGGCAAGTCCACCACGACCGGCCACCTCATCTACAAATGCGGGGGCATCGACAAGAGGACCATCGAGAAGTTTGAAAAGGAGGCGGCCGAG ATGGGGAAGGGCTCCTTCAAGTACGCCTGGGTGCTGGACAAGCTGAAAGCCGAGCGGGAGCGCGGCATCACCATCGACATCTCCCTCTGGAAATTCGAGACCACCAAGTACTACATCACCATCATCGACGCCCCGGGCCACCGCGACTTCATCAAGAACATGATCACAGGCACATCCCAG GCGGACTGCGCCGTGTTGATCGTAGCGGCGGGAGTGGGCGAGTTTGAGGCGGGCATCTCCAAGAACGGGCAGACCCGGGAGCACGCACTGCTGGCCTACACGCTGGGCGTGAAGCAGCTTATCGTGGGGGTCAACAAGATGGACTCCACGGAGCCCGCCTACAGCGAGAAGCGCTACGACGAGATCGTCAAGGAGGTCAGCGCCTATATCAAGAAGATCGGCTACAACCCAGCCACCGTGCCCTTCGTGCCCATCTCGGGCTGGCACGGCGACAACATGCTGGAACCCTCGCCCAAC ATGCCGTGGTTCAAGGGCTGGAAAGTGGAGCGGAAGGAAGGGAACGCCAGTGGCGTGTCCCTGCTGGAGGCCCTGGACACCATCCTGCCCCCCACACGCCCCACAGACAAGCCCCTGCGCCTGCCGCTGCAGGATGTGTACAAGATCGGCG GCATTGGCACTGTGCCCGTGGGCCGAGTGGAGACGGGCATCCTCCGGCCGGGCATGGTGGTGACCTTTGCGCCTGTGAACATCACCACGGAGGTGAAGTCAGTGGAGATGCACCACGAGGCGCTGAGCGAGGCCCTGCCCGGGGACAACGTAGGCTTTAACGTGAAGAACGTGTCGGTCAAGGACATCCGCAGGGGCAACGTGTGTGGGGACAGCAAGTCCGACCCACCCCAGGAGGCCGCCCAGTTCACGTCCCAG GTCATCATTCTGAACCACCCTGGGCAGATCAGCGCTGGCTACTCGCCGGTCATTGACTGCCACACAGCCCACATCGCCTGCAAGTTTGCTGAGCTGAAGGAGAAGATTGACCGGCGCTCTGGAAAGAAGTTGGAGGACAACCCCAAGTCCCTGAAGTCCGGCGATGCGGCCATCGTGGAGATGGTCCCGGGGAAGCCCATGTGTGTGGAGAGCTTCTCCCAGTACCCACCTCTCG GCCGCTTCGCCGTGCGCGACATGCGGCAGACGGTGGCCGTGGGCGTCATCAAGAATGTGGAGAAGAAGAGTGGCGGCGCCGGAAAGGTCACCAAATCGGCGCAGAAGGCGCAGAAGGCGGGCAAGTGA